In a genomic window of Clavelina lepadiformis chromosome 7, kaClaLepa1.1, whole genome shotgun sequence:
- the LOC143465627 gene encoding dnaJ homolog subfamily B member 6-like encodes MSDYYETLGVKKNATEADIKKAYRKMALKWHPDKNPDNKEEAEAMFKSISEAYEVLSDKQKREVYDRYGKEGLTNGAGPGGPGGFHFEFHNPQDIFKEFFGGHDPFAEAFGGGGGFGFGGLTGHDPFAGFSTFSSMGGFSGFSGFPDAGGAGSASSFTTFSSSSSGGGGFRGKSVTKTIKTVNGRRVETKKVVENGKERVEVRENGKIKSVTINGKADNEALAIERSKENEGSPVDMIQDRSSFRTSSHHSSRKHPFPENDGFSEEDIRRATEESLKEQKKSRPSSGRSYFNWK; translated from the coding sequence ATGTCGGACTATTACGAAACATTGGGCGTAAAAAAAAATGCGACGGAAGCAGACATCAAAAAAGCTTATCGTAAAATGGCCCTGAAGTGGCATCCAGATAAGAACCCTGATAATAAGGAAGAGGCTGAAGCAATGTTCAAGAGTATATCGGAAGCATACGAGGTGCTATCCGATAAGCAAAAGAGAGAAGTTTATGATCGTTACGGAAAAGAGGGACTCACAAATGGTGCAGGACCTGGTGGTCCAGGTGGATTTCACTTTGAGTTTCACAATCCGCAAGATATTTTCAAAGAATTTTTCGGAGGACATGATCCTTTTGCGGAAGCTTTTGGGGGTGGAGGAGGATTTGGGTTTGGAGGTTTAACCGGACATGACCCATTCGCTGGCTTTTCTACATTTTCGTCAATGGGAGGGTTTTCCGGATTTTCTGGATTTCCTGATGCCGGTGGTGCTGGCAGTGCGTCAAGTTTTACAACATTCAGTAGCAGTTCCAGTGGCGGTGGAGGTTTTCGTGGAAAATCTgtgacaaaaacaataaagacTGTCAACGGACGCAGAGTTGAAACCAAGAAGGTTGTTGAGAACGGTAAAGAGAGAGTAGAAGTACGAGAAAACGGCAAAATAAAATCTGTTACAATTAACGGAAAAGCAGACAATGAAGCACTGGCAATTGAAAGAAGTAAGGAGAATGAAGGAAGCCCCGTGGACATGATCCAGGACCGCTCGTCGTTTCGAACTTCCTCTCATCACTCTTCCCGGAAGCATCCTTTCCCTGAAAATGATGGGTTTAGCGAAGAAGACATCCGGCGAGCAACAGAAGAAAGCCTCAAAGAGCAGAAAAAAAGCAGACCAAGCAGCGGCAGAAGTTATTTTAACTGGAAATAA